From one Planococcus citri chromosome 3, ihPlaCitr1.1, whole genome shotgun sequence genomic stretch:
- the Ntan1 gene encoding protein N-terminal asparagine amidohydrolase — protein sequence MVLVIDGLIQEEHPPDSRTLFLKYPSFKETNNQFLSIQPKVIGPTCLLYVQQREMAVTMSYDKSINIIGSDDVTTCIIIILRHTGSGAVGLAHLDGNCTEECIISMVHKVQGLSVGVQGRLELHMVGGFSDLHNYSEDLFFGIMHSFHKQTLEIDLKLACVGEYNTVMRNNVRWPIIYGAGVNIKTGEIFPATFVDKGPERPLRIARQLTGGQQVLDIYDCSCGLLKIGPFNYEPLRGVDLWLKQPDEFVLQHLSTTPDVEPPHFVNEVKAALKYIQDNPFPAVTVFRDNRPHYYRKDENTGLWIPF from the exons ATGGTGCTAGTTATAGATGGACTGATACAAGAGGAACATCCTCCAGATTCACGTACCCTGTTCCTGAAATATCCGTCTTTCAAAGAAacaaacaatcaatttttatcaatacaACCGAAAGTGATCGGACCAACGTGTTTATTATACGTTCAACAACGTGAAATGGCTGTTACCATGTCGTACGATA AAAGTATTAATATTATTGGCTCGGACGACGTTACAACGTGTATAATAATTATACTAAGACACAcag gCTCAGGAGCCGTTGGCTTGGCTCATTTAGATGGCAATTGTACCGAAGAATGTATCATTAGCATGGTACATAAGGTGCAAGGACTTTCTGTCGGTGTTCAAGGTAGATTAGAGTTGCACATGGTTGGCGGATTTTCCGATCTGCATAATTATTCGGAGGATTTGTTCTTCGGAATCATGC ATTCTTTTCACAAACAAACGTtagaaattgatttaaaattggcTTGTGTCGGAGAATACAACACAGTTATGCGAAACAATGTTCGTTGGCCCATCATTTATGGAGCTG GTGTAAATATCAAAACAGGAGAAATATTTCCAGCTACTTTCGTCGATAAAGGACCCGAAAGACCGCTCAGAATAGCTAGACAATTGACAGGCGGACaacag gttttagaCATATACGATTGCTCTTGCGGTTTATTGAAAATAGGACCTTTTAATTACGAACCATTGCGAGGCGTCGACCTGTGGTTGAAACAACCCGATGAATTTGTACTTCAGCACTTATCCACGACACCGGATGTCGAACCACCACACTTCGTTAacgag GTGAAAGCTGCTTTAAAATATATTCAAGATAATCCATTCCCGGCAGTCACAGTGTTTCGGGATAACAGACCACATTATTACAGAAAGGATGAAAATACTGGATTATGGATTCCGTTTTAA
- the LOC135841190 gene encoding putative sodium-coupled neutral amino acid transporter 10, whose protein sequence is MGTSNSPHVMTLVNSIIGVSILAMPFCYKQCGIILASLILILINLMTRLSCHYLLKSAIMTRRKNFEFLAFHAFGRSGKTAIELCIILLMIGTCIAFFVVMGDLGPAIISSLLNMEFSAALRPAVLIGLAVFVVLPLGMLRNVDSLSFICTLSFLFYLILVLKVFVESSDNLFSMFWVEEVNYWRPAGILQCLPIFSMALSCQSQLFEVYDSVTNATLDRMNLIIKYAVDLCTVLYIAVGIFGYIAYYKTSMTGNLLMSFSESLFSEIIKLLFVLSVAVTFPLVIFPCRASLHSLLFKKAHVPHYELVTGGGNHIPEAQFKCITLFIITISLIVGLLAPNIEIVLGLVGSTIGVVICLLFPPLLFIRISTKNTTEKILAQMMCMIGFFIMVMGTYANLYLSDSVANNDVQNWKAVDPLQALETKIDVNVPLNNPDVLNVVKPEAIEIKDLPKPQQEAKKPLPDLPKKLEQIQNDPAPVVKESKPVKEDKRIEPPIPLPPEVLKEPEKQPINKEIKPENEKPPAPPPPSSEIKKPIEEKPAQKVNPDPVPVAASNSEQKINSVEQPKEPPKNINQKNSLPALNKENAQLKADNLLPKTVEEVAKPAKVIEPVVKSEAEKPKDIDVQQQVSDFVKTKPPLPILMNSNAVPKKESAQEDKKPVQRDILEKPKSAVERDKRDVYATNATLMKENAAMVNLVNEIKNENEAAGFVKIIVDNANPNEVCENTEKQSDASVDTKPSRETQPKLQLDKDIVVEKSEQMKENLIMAPSKLSDPVLVLEQKLTNDELKANAANDIDQVKPMLRELKVVEVKEPDNNRKK, encoded by the exons ATGGGAACGAGTAACAGTCCTCATGTTATGACGCTGGTCAACAGTATTATCGGAGTCAGTATACTTGCCATGCCGTTTTGTTACAAACAG TGTGGTATAATATTGGCCAGTCTGATACTGATATTAATCAACTTGATGACCAGGTTATCGTGTCATTATTTATTGAAATCTGCCATCATGACGAgaaggaaaaatttcgaattcctGG CCTTCCATGCATTTGGCAGATCGGGAAAAACAGCAATAGAATTGTGTATCATTTTGTTGATGATCGGCACATGTATCGCATTTTTTGTAGTCATGGGTGATTTAGGCCCTGCAATTATTAGTTCCTTGTTAAATATGGAATTTTCAGCTGCATTGAGACCTGCAGTTTTAATAG GTCTAGCTGTTTTCGTGGTATTACCTTTGGGTATGCTGAGAAATGTGGACAGTCTGAGTTTCATTTGTAcactttcttttttattttatttaatattggtgctaaaa GTTTTTGTCGAATCTAGTGATAATTTGTTTTCCATGTTTTGGGTGGAAGAAGTGAATTATTGGAGACCAGCTGGTATACTTCAGTGTCTGCCAATATTCTCAATGGCTTTATCTTGTCAATC ACAATTATTCGAAGTGTATGATTCTGTCACTAACGCTACCCTCGATCGAAtgaatttaataattaaatacGCCGTAGATTTATGTACAGTTTTGTACATAGCTGTTGGAATTTTTGGTTATATTGCATACTACAAAACTTCTATGACAG GAAATTTACTGATGAGTTTTTCGGAGTCATTATTCAGCGAAATAATCAAATTATTGTTCGTACTTTCGGTCGCTGTTACGTTTCCATTGGTTATATTTCCATGCAGAGCATCGTTACATtcgttactttttaaaaaa GCACACGTTCCTCATTACGAATTAGTCACCGGCGGTGGTAATCATATACCAGAAGCGCAATTCAAGTGTATCACTTTATTCATTATCACAATATCTTTGATCGTCGGTTTATTAGCACCGAATATTGAAATTGTCCTCGGTCTGGTCGGATCGACAATAGGAGTCGTAATTTGCCTTCTGTTTCCGccattattatttattcgaaTTTCCACGAAAAATACGACCGAAAAAATATTAGCTCAG ATGATGTGTATGATTGGGTTCTTTATAATGGTTATGGGCACATATGCGAATCTCTATCTGAGTGACTCTGTCGCCAACAATGATGTTCAGAATTGGAAAGCTGTTGATCCTTTGCAAGCGTTGGAGACCAAAATTGACGTTAATGTGCCATTAAATAATCCAGACGTTTTGAACGTAGTGAAGCCGGAAGCTATTG AAATTAAAGATTTACCGAAACCGCAGCAAGAAGCAAAGAAACCGCTGCCTGATCTGCctaaaaaacttgaacaaattcaaaacgatCCGGCGCCTGTTGTCAAAGAGTCCAAACCAGTTAAAGAGGACAAACGAATCGAACCACCGATCCCATTACCTCCCGAGGTCTTGAAGGAGCCCGAAAAGCAACCGATCAACAAAGAGATCaaaccagaaaatgaaaaaccaccTGCGCCACCGCCTCCAtcttcagaaattaaaaaacccATCGAAGAAAAACCAGCCCAAAAAGTGAACCCCGATCCTGTACCGGTTGCTGCTTCTAATTcggaacaaaaaatcaattccgTTGAACAACCCAAAGAACCACCGAAAAATATAAATCAGAAGAATTCTTTACCTGCACTAAACAAAGAGAACGCCCAACTAAAAGCGGATAATTTACTCCCAAAAACAGTGGAAGAGGTTGCAAAACCAGCCAAAGTAATCGAACCGGTTGTCAAATCAGAAGCTGAAAAGCCAAAAGATATCGATGTCCAACAACAAGTATCAGATTTCGTGAAAACAAAACCACCTCTACCTATTTTAATGAACAGCAATGCTGTTCCCAAAAAAGAAAGCGCCCAAGAAGATAAAAAACCAGTTCAAAGAGATATTCTAGAAAAACCAAAGAGTGCAGTTGAACGAGACAAACGTGATGTATATGCTACAAATGCGACCTTAATGAAAGAAAACGCTGCGATGGTGAATCTCgtcaatgaaatcaaaaatgaaaacgaagcAGCTGGATTTGTCAAAATAATCGTTGATAACGCGAATCCTAATGAAGTTTgcgaaaacactgaaaaacaatctGACGCCAGTGTCGATACAAAACCTAGTCGAGAAACGCAGCCAAAATTACAACTGGATAAAGATATTGTAGTAGAGAAATCTGAACAGATGAAAGAAAATCTGATTATGGCTCCTTCGAAGCTCTCTGATCCTGTATTAGTTCTCGAACAGAAATTAACTAATGATGAGCTGAAAGCTAATGCTGCAAATGATATTGATCAAGTGAAGCCGATGTTACGTGAACTGAAAGTTGTCGAAGTCAAAGAACCTGATAACAATAGGAAGAAATGA
- the LOC135841191 gene encoding serine/threonine-protein kinase meng-po-like, with the protein MKKEINVTDHLKAPPIFNTNIYKIREFDLEKVSLAEEFDILQIVGEGWFGKILLVEHKSTDTEMVLKALPKQYVSLKDFFREFHYGLHLGVHKNIVTTYNVAFETAGFYVFSQEYAPLGDLTSNVSENGIGELYSKRVAKQLAAAIEYIHDQNLVHRDVKLDNILVFKSDFSRIKLCDLGETRKTHALVRRRNEWLPYSPPEVLATNTDQTYRAEPSHDVWQFAIVLFVCLTGCLPWQKASGDDPRYVSYLLWHNSNGVMMAVRRPKLFKLLSSKAQRLLRKFLEPKKERRPSGLKDLAKYLDEKWLTKSITDKSNDRFEDETLCPSMYSFHSSPEEKNKLLHVLTEYGVETTVDRSAKKVRIQQWIQNSVIKEEDEDMPLDNEDEFSHSQYQRYVPDSATASSSTTGDSYRSK; encoded by the exons atgaaaaaagaaatcaacgTTACTGATCATTTAAAGGCGCCGCCTATTTTCAACACGAACATATATAAAATCAGAGAATTTGATTTGGAAAAG GTCAGTTTGGCAGAAGAATTTGACATATTGCAAATAGTCGGCGAAGGAtggtttggtaaaattttattagttGAGCATAAGTCTACGGATACGGAAATGGTATTAAAAGCTTTACCCAAACAGTATGTCagtttgaaagatttttttcgagaatttcatTATGGTCTTCATTTAGGAGTACATAAAAATATTGTTACCACTTATAACGTTGCATTTGAGACTGCtggattttatgttttttcccAAGAATATGCTCCACTTGGCGACCTAACGTCTAACGTATCCGAAAATGGGATAGGCGAACTGTACAGCAAGAGGGTCGCTAAACAG CTAGCAGCAGCTATAGAATACATCCACGATCAGAATCTGGTCCACAGGGATGTGAAATTAGATAACATACTGGTTTTCAAGTCTGATTTTTCTCGCATAAAATTATGCGATTTAGGAGAAACGAGAAAAACTCACGCTCTAGTGAGGAGAAGAAACGAATGGTTACCTTATTCACCTCCTGAGGTCTTGGCTACCAACACTGATCAAACTTATAG AGCTGAACCGTCCCACGACGTATGGCAATTTGCAATCGTTTTATTTGTATGTCTAACTGGTTGTCTACCTTGGCAAAAGGCAAGCGGCGATGATCCTAGATACGTTAGTTATTTATTATGGCACAATAGTAACGGCGTGATGATGGCTGTCCGGAGGCCAAAACTCTTCAAGTTATTATCTTCTAAAGCTCAAAGGCTCCTGAGAAAGTTTCtagaaccaaaaaaagaaagaagaccTTCGGGTTTGAAAGATCTCGCCAaatatttagatgaaaaatggCTCACTAAATCGATTACTGATAAAAGTAACG ATCGCTTCGAAGATGAAACCTTATGCCCCTCAATGTACAGCTTTCACAGTAGTCCCGAAGAAAAGAATAAATTACTTCATGTGCTAACTGAGTATGGAGTCGAGACGACCGTCGATAGATCGGCTAAAAAGGTACGCATACAGCAATGGATACAAAACAGCGTGATCAAAGAAGAAGATGAAGATATGCCACTAGATAACGAAGACGAGTTTTCTCATTCGCAATACCAAAGATATGTTCCTGACAGTGCTACTGCTTCTTCATCCACAACTGGAGATTCTTACCGATCAAagtga